The following proteins are encoded in a genomic region of Reichenbachiella sp.:
- a CDS encoding saccharopine dehydrogenase family protein — protein sequence MKKVLVLGAGRSSSTLIEFLLKHAEPNDWQVVVGDLDEKLAKEKIKDNSRGEAISFDIFNEAHQQKLTSGFDLVISMMPASFHIHVAKICAAHGINMLTASYVTDEIKALSSEFEKNGAGLIMEMGLDPGIDHMSAMKVLDRIRNAGHELQAFETFTGGLLAPSDDDNPWEYKFTWNPRNVVLAGQGFVKFIQEGRYKYIPYQKLFRRTEVIHIPEYGYFEGYANRDSLKYLDAYKLRGIKTLYRGTLRRVGFCKAWDVFIQLGATDDTYELHDVSNMTHRQFINSFLSFNPDDSVELKLAHYLNLDLESDEMFKLKWLGMFEDELVGLDKGTPAQILEHILKKKWTIEPDEKDMIVMWHKFVYLQGNETKQIQSYMAIEGEDSINTAMSKTVGLPLAVSAQLILQEKMSPKGVHIPTEKDIYEPVLNELESHGITFKECEIK from the coding sequence ATGAAAAAAGTACTTGTACTTGGTGCAGGAAGATCTTCTTCTACCCTCATAGAATTTCTACTTAAGCACGCCGAACCCAACGACTGGCAAGTAGTGGTTGGAGATTTGGATGAAAAATTAGCCAAGGAAAAAATAAAAGACAATTCGCGAGGAGAAGCTATATCATTTGACATATTCAATGAGGCCCATCAACAAAAATTGACTTCAGGATTTGATTTGGTGATTTCCATGATGCCGGCTTCCTTTCACATCCATGTAGCCAAAATTTGCGCCGCGCATGGTATCAACATGCTAACAGCTTCCTACGTAACTGACGAGATCAAAGCCCTCAGCAGCGAGTTTGAAAAAAATGGAGCCGGATTGATCATGGAAATGGGACTTGACCCTGGGATTGATCACATGTCTGCCATGAAAGTATTGGACAGAATTCGAAATGCAGGACATGAGCTCCAAGCATTTGAAACCTTTACTGGAGGGCTATTGGCACCAAGTGATGATGATAATCCATGGGAATACAAGTTCACATGGAACCCAAGAAATGTCGTGTTGGCGGGCCAAGGTTTTGTAAAATTTATTCAGGAAGGCCGCTACAAATACATCCCGTATCAAAAATTATTTAGAAGAACAGAAGTGATACACATTCCTGAATATGGATACTTCGAAGGATACGCTAATAGAGATTCTCTAAAATATCTTGATGCCTACAAACTAAGAGGAATAAAAACACTCTACCGAGGAACTTTAAGAAGAGTAGGATTTTGTAAAGCTTGGGATGTCTTTATCCAGTTAGGCGCAACCGATGATACCTACGAGCTACATGATGTATCAAATATGACTCATCGTCAATTTATCAATTCATTTCTATCCTTCAACCCAGATGACTCTGTAGAACTAAAATTGGCACATTATCTAAACCTTGATTTAGAATCTGATGAGATGTTTAAACTCAAATGGCTAGGCATGTTCGAAGACGAGCTTGTTGGATTAGATAAGGGCACTCCTGCACAGATATTAGAACACATTCTGAAGAAAAAGTGGACCATCGAGCCTGATGAAAAAGACATGATTGTGATGTGGCACAAATTTGTGTATCTACAGGGAAATGAAACAAAGCAAATCCAATCTTATATGGCTATAGAAGGCGAAGATTCTATCAATACGGCCATGTCTAAGACTGTTGGGCTTCCGCTAGCTGTGTCAGCACAGCTGATTCTACAAGAAAAAATGAGTCCGAAAGGCGTTCATATTCCTACAGAGAAAGATATCTACGAGCCAGTACTCAATGAGCTTGAATCTCATGGTATTACCTTTAAGGAGTGTGAGATCAAATAG
- the cdd gene encoding cytidine deaminase yields the protein MAKKITHQIEAELLDYSELDSEQKTLVDEAKGMLDQAYAPYSKFHVGAAVLLEGGAVIKGSNQENAAYPSGLCAERVAIFSAGANYPQQKIKMIAIVAKPQGAKDFVMASSCGNCRQAMMEYESNQSEPIQLLFVRPNNEILKTTVGDLLPFGFDSKSLNG from the coding sequence ATGGCCAAAAAGATAACTCATCAGATAGAGGCAGAATTATTGGATTATTCCGAATTAGACTCGGAACAAAAGACACTGGTTGATGAAGCGAAAGGAATGTTGGATCAAGCTTATGCGCCCTATTCCAAATTTCACGTTGGGGCAGCTGTTTTATTAGAAGGAGGAGCGGTAATCAAAGGTAGTAATCAGGAAAATGCGGCCTACCCTTCTGGATTGTGCGCCGAACGCGTAGCTATTTTTAGTGCTGGTGCCAATTATCCACAGCAAAAAATAAAAATGATTGCTATTGTCGCCAAACCTCAAGGAGCCAAAGATTTTGTTATGGCATCGTCTTGTGGCAACTGCAGGCAAGCCATGATGGAGTATGAAAGTAACCAGTCTGAACCGATTCAACTGCTCTTTGTACGTCCCAACAATGAAATACTGAAAACTACAGTGGGAGACTTATTGCCTTTTGGTTTTGACTCTAAGAGTTTAAATGGATAA
- a CDS encoding DUF2490 domain-containing protein, whose product MFRSSVIWFGFYFLTCFFVPTKVEAQDSRGSGQLWLAGEVKYNTKSNFVIRGKLEYQTEYDSDDQWNSWIIGFGADYLLIPNLELNGVLQGFSTNENDTLSKRELRPVLGIKFDFINKGRFIFYNHLKFEWRQIYLSTAELNSGSLRVREQLGMTMALTQKNPSMNKSLNLLIWTEAFFVKEDKEKERFSNRVRLVCGLSYRLSDQWKIAMTYYRQRSRNQIGESFESQENILRLKATCYL is encoded by the coding sequence ATGTTTCGATCTTCTGTCATATGGTTTGGGTTCTATTTTTTGACATGCTTCTTTGTACCTACTAAGGTCGAAGCGCAGGATTCTCGGGGCTCGGGTCAACTTTGGCTGGCCGGTGAAGTGAAGTATAATACGAAATCAAATTTCGTAATTAGAGGTAAACTCGAATATCAAACTGAATATGACAGCGATGACCAATGGAACAGTTGGATCATTGGATTTGGGGCAGACTATTTGTTGATTCCCAATCTAGAATTGAATGGTGTTCTGCAAGGCTTCTCTACTAATGAAAATGATACGCTGAGCAAAAGGGAACTGAGGCCTGTGTTGGGGATAAAATTCGATTTTATAAACAAGGGCAGATTTATATTTTATAACCACCTAAAATTCGAGTGGCGGCAGATATATTTAAGCACAGCTGAGTTAAACTCGGGATCTTTGCGAGTTCGTGAGCAATTGGGCATGACAATGGCATTGACACAAAAAAATCCATCCATGAACAAGTCATTGAATTTATTGATTTGGACTGAGGCCTTTTTTGTCAAAGAGGATAAAGAAAAAGAACGATTTTCAAATCGGGTGCGCCTAGTGTGTGGATTAAGTTATAGACTAAGCGATCAATGGAAAATAGCCATGACCTATTATCGACAGCGCTCACGAAATCAAATTGGAGAATCATTTGAAAGTCAGGAGAATATTTTGCGTTTAAAGGCGACTTGCTATTTGTAG
- a CDS encoding dihydroorotase — protein sequence MAKYTLIKNAKMVNEGEILAHDVLIKDQRIEKIGFGLSHETAEVIDADGKFLLPGLIDDQVHFREPGLTHKANIYTESRAAVAGGITSFMEMPNTVPNALTQELLQDKYDIASQSSLANYSFFMGASNDNIEEVMKTSRQEVCGIKVFMGSSTGNMLVDNEKTLTELFSRAELIVAAHCEDESTIRRNTELFREKYDDKIPFTAHPLIRSEEACYLSSSKAVALAKANNTKFHVLHISTGKETELFDNSIPLKDKLITSEACIHHMWFSDEDYLTKGGLIKWNPAVKTAFDRDTIFQAMLDDKIDVIATDHAPHTMEEKDNGYLNCPSGGPLVQHALPAMLEHHLNGKISIERVVEKMCHNPAILFEVKERGYIREGYYADLVLVDTNDKWMVQKENVLSKCGWSPFEGQTFRSKITHTFVSGHLAYDHGQMNEGVNGMRLSFDRK from the coding sequence ATGGCCAAGTACACATTAATCAAAAACGCAAAAATGGTTAATGAGGGAGAAATACTCGCTCACGATGTATTAATCAAAGATCAACGCATAGAAAAAATAGGTTTTGGCCTTTCTCATGAAACCGCAGAAGTTATAGATGCCGATGGAAAATTTTTGCTTCCAGGGCTTATCGATGATCAGGTACATTTTAGAGAGCCGGGACTAACACACAAGGCAAATATCTACACCGAAAGCAGAGCGGCTGTGGCAGGAGGTATAACCTCATTTATGGAAATGCCGAATACCGTACCTAATGCACTGACTCAAGAACTACTCCAAGACAAATACGATATTGCCTCTCAGTCCTCTTTGGCGAACTATTCATTTTTTATGGGCGCTTCTAATGACAATATAGAAGAAGTAATGAAGACCAGTCGTCAAGAAGTTTGCGGGATCAAAGTATTTATGGGGTCTTCTACCGGCAACATGCTGGTGGACAATGAAAAAACGCTAACAGAATTATTTTCCAGAGCTGAACTCATTGTAGCTGCGCACTGCGAAGATGAAAGCACCATCCGAAGAAATACAGAACTCTTCCGAGAGAAGTACGATGATAAAATTCCATTTACCGCTCACCCTTTGATCCGAAGCGAAGAAGCCTGCTACCTTTCTTCGTCTAAAGCAGTGGCATTGGCAAAAGCCAACAATACCAAATTCCATGTCCTACATATTTCGACTGGAAAAGAAACTGAGCTATTTGATAATTCTATTCCCTTGAAAGACAAACTGATCACTTCTGAAGCCTGCATCCACCACATGTGGTTTTCAGACGAAGATTACCTCACCAAGGGTGGACTAATCAAATGGAACCCAGCCGTTAAAACAGCTTTTGATCGAGACACCATTTTCCAGGCCATGTTGGATGATAAAATAGATGTGATTGCAACTGATCACGCACCACACACCATGGAAGAAAAGGACAATGGGTATCTGAACTGCCCATCAGGAGGACCATTGGTTCAACATGCCTTGCCTGCCATGCTCGAACATCACTTGAATGGAAAGATTTCTATAGAAAGAGTAGTAGAAAAAATGTGTCATAACCCTGCTATTCTCTTCGAGGTAAAAGAGAGAGGTTATATCAGAGAAGGATACTATGCAGATTTAGTACTGGTAGATACTAATGACAAATGGATGGTTCAAAAAGAAAATGTACTCTCAAAATGTGGCTGGAGTCCGTTTGAAGGGCAAACTTTTAGAAGCAAAATCACCCATACTTTCGTCTCAGGACACTTGGCCTATGACCATGGACAGATGAACGAAGGGGTAAATGGTATGCGCTTATCATTCGATAGAAAATAA
- a CDS encoding DEAD/DEAH box helicase: protein MSNNIENFSDFKFNKQVLNAIDEAGYTSPTPIQKKAIPLVLSGHDVMGIAQTGTGKTAAFVLPLLMKLKYAQGQDPRALILAPTRELALQINENIKKYATYVDLRYAAVYGGTGMKAQEEKLADGIDILVATPGRFMDLYRKRIFTTKQIKTLVIDEADKMMDMGFMPQIRQILEIIPVKRQNLLFSATMSSIVENLSAEFLEFPEKVEVTPQSSTVDTITQSLYLIPNFKSKINMLDYLLAKEEMTRVIIFVKTKANADNIFKFIDRKITKSVRVIHGNKAQNTRLNSIDAFKNGEIKILVATDVAARGLDVSMVSHVINFDVPLIYEDYVHRIGRTGRAENTGIAITFANRAEEYHVKQIEKLIDKKIEHEPIPSEVEIEKTPFVEQQEQLREIDYRKKKLDPTYQGAFHDKKEKKSKKAKKRR from the coding sequence ATGTCGAATAACATCGAAAATTTCTCAGATTTTAAGTTCAACAAGCAAGTGCTTAATGCCATTGACGAGGCGGGTTATACATCGCCTACCCCTATTCAAAAGAAAGCTATACCGTTGGTGCTGTCTGGGCATGATGTGATGGGCATTGCTCAGACGGGAACAGGTAAGACGGCTGCATTTGTTCTTCCGCTGCTGATGAAACTCAAGTATGCACAAGGTCAAGACCCAAGAGCTTTGATTTTAGCCCCGACCAGAGAGTTGGCCTTGCAGATTAATGAGAACATTAAAAAGTATGCGACATATGTTGACCTGAGATACGCGGCGGTCTATGGGGGAACAGGAATGAAGGCTCAAGAGGAAAAGCTAGCCGATGGGATAGATATATTGGTGGCTACTCCAGGTCGCTTTATGGACCTTTATAGAAAAAGGATTTTCACTACGAAACAAATCAAAACGTTAGTGATTGATGAGGCGGACAAAATGATGGATATGGGATTCATGCCTCAGATTCGACAGATTTTAGAAATCATCCCTGTGAAAAGGCAAAATCTGCTTTTTTCTGCTACTATGTCTTCCATTGTCGAAAACCTGTCTGCTGAATTTTTGGAGTTTCCAGAAAAAGTAGAAGTCACGCCACAATCATCAACAGTAGATACTATTACTCAGTCTCTGTACCTGATTCCCAACTTTAAAAGCAAGATCAATATGCTGGATTATTTGTTGGCCAAAGAGGAAATGACCCGGGTGATCATTTTTGTAAAAACAAAGGCCAATGCAGATAATATCTTCAAGTTTATAGATAGAAAGATTACGAAGTCGGTTAGGGTGATCCATGGAAATAAGGCACAAAACACCCGACTCAATTCAATAGATGCTTTTAAGAATGGAGAAATAAAAATCCTGGTAGCCACCGATGTAGCAGCACGAGGATTGGATGTGAGTATGGTCTCTCATGTAATCAACTTTGATGTGCCTTTAATTTATGAAGACTATGTACATCGAATTGGACGAACAGGAAGAGCTGAAAACACGGGAATAGCTATCACATTTGCTAATCGAGCGGAAGAATATCATGTTAAACAAATTGAGAAGTTAATAGACAAGAAAATTGAGCATGAACCTATTCCATCAGAAGTGGAAATAGAAAAGACTCCATTTGTCGAACAGCAAGAACAATTACGCGAAATAGACTATCGAAAAAAGAAATTGGATCCGACCTATCAAGGCGCTTTTCATGATAAAAAGGAAAAGAAGTCAAAAAAAGCTAAAAAAAGACGTTAG
- the gcvP gene encoding aminomethyl-transferring glycine dehydrogenase codes for MIANLNERTYFQHRHNGPSNEDISQMLDTIGVDSVDELIDQTVPENIRKRADLNIPEALDEFSYVRYVKEIASKNKVFKSFIGLGYYNCVTPAVIQRNILENPGWYTAYTPYQAEIAQGRLEALVNFQTMVSDLTGMEIANASLLDEATAAAEAMSMQFSLRKKDKKSAHKYFVDERIFPQTLDVLKTRALPIGIELVIDKYENIDISSPEYFGLIVQYPNSEGSVEDYRTLFSKAKENQVFITAATDLMSLVLLTPPGEMGADVVVGTTQRFGVPMGFGGPHAGFFATREEYKRQIPGRIIGVSQDSHGNKAYRMALQTREQHIRREKATSNICTAQVLLGVIAGAYAVYHGPNGLKRIASRIHGLAQLASLYLGEMGFEQENQVYFDTLKIKADDSLKEKVRKEAESRGINLNYYNNGSIGVAFDETHTVVELVEIVSIFGKFGSKIIDEATVIEAANHVEIKFNGDFDRTSSFMEHPVYQKYQSEHEMLRYLKRLENKDLSLAHSMISLGSCTMKLNATSEMVPITWPEFAQMHPFAPVDQTQGYRELITNLTEWLSEITGFYTTSLQPNSGAQGEYAGLLVIKAYQADKGEEHRNVTLIPSSAHGTNPASAVMAGNSVVIVKCDEKGNIDVADLKAKAEQYKETLSSLMITYPSTHGVFEESVIEICEIIHQNGGQVYMDGANMNAQVGLTSPGHIGADVCHLNLHKTFAIPHGGGGPGIGPIGVAEHLAPYLPGSPLVDIDNGKAISSISAAPFGSAGVLPISYGYVAMMGPDGLLNATKMAILNANYIKTRLEAKFPILYTGVNGRCAHEMIVDCRAFKSFGIEVEDIAKRLMDYGFHAPTVSFPVAGTLMIEPTESETKEELDRFCDALLQIREEIEAVENGSMDANDNVLKNAPHTADSVLAEDWNHGYTRAEAAYPLEYLKTNKFWPSVGRVDNAYGDRHLFCSCIPVEEFEEVVEA; via the coding sequence ATGATAGCAAATCTTAACGAGCGCACCTATTTTCAGCACCGTCATAACGGGCCTTCTAATGAAGATATTTCTCAGATGTTGGACACCATCGGTGTTGATTCAGTCGATGAATTGATTGATCAAACGGTGCCAGAAAACATCCGCAAAAGAGCTGACCTAAACATACCTGAAGCGCTCGATGAGTTTAGCTATGTGAGATACGTAAAGGAGATTGCATCTAAGAATAAGGTTTTCAAATCGTTTATAGGACTAGGATATTACAATTGCGTCACTCCAGCAGTTATCCAAAGAAACATTCTTGAGAATCCAGGATGGTATACTGCATACACACCATATCAAGCTGAAATAGCGCAAGGGAGACTAGAGGCTTTGGTTAATTTTCAGACTATGGTTTCGGATCTCACAGGAATGGAGATCGCAAATGCCTCTCTATTGGATGAAGCTACAGCAGCGGCGGAAGCCATGTCTATGCAATTCTCATTGAGAAAAAAGGACAAGAAATCTGCCCATAAGTATTTTGTGGATGAAAGAATATTCCCTCAAACCTTAGATGTACTTAAGACTAGGGCATTGCCAATCGGTATAGAATTGGTTATTGATAAATACGAAAATATTGACATTTCTTCTCCTGAATATTTTGGATTGATTGTACAATACCCGAATTCAGAAGGAAGTGTAGAAGATTATAGAACACTCTTTTCAAAAGCGAAGGAAAATCAAGTTTTCATTACAGCAGCCACTGATTTGATGAGCTTGGTGTTATTAACTCCTCCTGGCGAAATGGGTGCTGATGTAGTCGTTGGAACTACACAAAGGTTTGGCGTACCTATGGGATTTGGCGGTCCTCATGCAGGTTTCTTTGCAACAAGAGAAGAGTACAAAAGACAGATACCAGGTAGAATAATCGGAGTATCTCAGGATAGCCATGGAAACAAAGCTTACCGAATGGCTTTGCAAACCAGAGAGCAACACATCAGAAGAGAGAAAGCTACTTCTAATATATGCACGGCTCAAGTTTTGCTTGGCGTGATCGCTGGAGCATATGCGGTATACCATGGTCCCAATGGTTTAAAAAGAATAGCATCGAGAATCCATGGATTGGCACAGCTGGCTAGTCTGTATCTAGGTGAAATGGGATTTGAACAGGAGAATCAAGTCTATTTTGATACCTTGAAAATCAAAGCAGATGACTCGTTAAAGGAAAAAGTAAGAAAGGAAGCTGAATCACGAGGCATCAATCTCAACTATTATAATAATGGGTCAATCGGTGTAGCATTTGATGAGACGCATACGGTGGTTGAATTGGTAGAAATTGTTTCTATTTTTGGAAAATTCGGCTCAAAGATAATTGATGAGGCAACAGTGATTGAGGCTGCGAATCACGTTGAAATTAAATTCAACGGTGACTTCGATCGGACTTCAAGCTTTATGGAACATCCTGTTTACCAAAAATATCAATCTGAGCATGAGATGCTGAGATACTTGAAGAGGTTGGAGAATAAAGATTTGTCTTTGGCCCATTCGATGATCTCGCTTGGCTCATGTACGATGAAGTTGAACGCAACTTCTGAGATGGTTCCTATTACTTGGCCTGAGTTTGCTCAAATGCACCCATTTGCGCCAGTTGATCAGACACAAGGATACAGAGAACTCATTACCAACTTGACAGAGTGGCTGTCAGAGATTACAGGGTTTTATACCACCTCACTACAACCTAACTCTGGTGCACAAGGAGAGTATGCGGGCTTATTAGTAATCAAAGCGTATCAAGCAGATAAAGGAGAAGAACATAGAAATGTAACGTTGATTCCTTCATCAGCGCACGGTACAAACCCAGCTAGCGCAGTGATGGCAGGAAATAGCGTGGTGATCGTGAAATGTGATGAGAAGGGTAATATTGATGTAGCAGATCTAAAAGCGAAAGCAGAACAATATAAGGAAACGTTATCTTCATTGATGATCACTTATCCATCTACACATGGAGTGTTTGAGGAAAGCGTGATTGAAATCTGTGAAATCATTCATCAGAATGGTGGACAAGTCTATATGGATGGCGCAAACATGAATGCACAAGTTGGCTTGACAAGTCCTGGCCATATTGGTGCTGATGTTTGTCACTTAAACTTACATAAGACATTTGCTATCCCACATGGTGGTGGAGGTCCGGGGATTGGTCCTATTGGAGTGGCTGAACACTTAGCTCCATACCTTCCTGGTAGTCCTTTGGTTGATATTGACAATGGCAAAGCCATCAGTTCAATTTCTGCTGCGCCATTTGGAAGTGCTGGCGTGTTGCCAATTTCTTATGGCTATGTGGCTATGATGGGACCTGATGGTTTGTTGAATGCTACAAAAATGGCGATTCTTAATGCAAACTATATCAAGACACGATTAGAAGCTAAATTCCCAATTCTATATACTGGTGTAAATGGAAGATGCGCTCACGAAATGATCGTTGACTGCAGAGCATTTAAATCATTTGGTATCGAAGTAGAGGATATTGCGAAGCGACTGATGGATTATGGTTTTCATGCACCAACGGTATCATTCCCTGTGGCAGGAACGCTCATGATCGAACCAACAGAAAGTGAAACCAAGGAAGAGTTAGATAGATTCTGTGATGCCTTATTGCAAATCAGAGAAGAGATTGAAGCCGTTGAGAATGGCAGTATGGATGCTAATGATAATGTGCTGAAAAACGCTCCTCATACAGCAGATTCAGTATTGGCTGAGGATTGGAATCATGGTTATACCAGAGCAGAGGCAGCTTATCCTTTAGAGTACCTTAAAACAAATAAATTCTGGCCTTCAGTAGGTCGAGTTGATAACGCTTATGGCGACAGGCATTTGTTCTGTAGCTGTATTCCTGTTGAGGAATTTGAAGAAGTAGTGGAGGCCTAA
- a CDS encoding sigma-54 dependent transcriptional regulator: MEKELGNILIIDDDEDVLFAAKMLLKKHAKNVIIEKNPKKIPFLMNNDTYDVILLDMNFSKDITSGKEGFYWLEQILERDPKAVVILITAFGDVEMAVRALKEGATDFVLKPWQNEKLLATLNTAVKLKKSYKEVDQLKSAKKQLEEEINQPFKEIIGESQAIKDVFKVIEKVAQTDANVLILGENGTGKELISRAIHMQSLRKDNVFVGVDMGAITETLFESELFGHKKGSFTDAKEDRTGRFEVANKGTLFLDEIGNLSMPLQSKLLTVIQNRQVTKIGANKPANIDIRLICATNMPIYDMVEDSTFRQDLLYRINTVEIHLPSLRERLEDIPLLADHFVKTYSSKYRKSGKKIGAAALKKLQKYHWPGNIRELQHAIERAVIMSDESSLTPDDFFFLNHKPEGQSDGDADIFNLDEVEKNVIKKAIDRHDGNISKAAKELGLTRASLYRRLEKHGL, encoded by the coding sequence GTGGAAAAAGAATTAGGAAACATATTAATAATTGATGACGATGAGGATGTGCTATTTGCAGCCAAAATGTTATTAAAAAAGCACGCTAAAAATGTAATCATTGAAAAGAATCCAAAGAAGATTCCCTTTTTGATGAACAATGATACTTACGACGTGATTTTACTGGATATGAATTTCAGTAAGGATATCACAAGTGGTAAAGAGGGTTTTTATTGGTTGGAGCAAATTTTGGAGCGTGACCCGAAAGCTGTAGTGATTCTGATAACGGCCTTTGGTGATGTGGAGATGGCTGTTCGTGCTTTGAAAGAAGGCGCTACAGATTTTGTATTGAAACCATGGCAGAACGAGAAACTGTTAGCTACGCTCAACACGGCCGTAAAACTTAAAAAATCCTACAAAGAAGTAGATCAATTAAAGTCAGCCAAGAAGCAGCTTGAAGAAGAAATAAACCAGCCTTTTAAAGAAATCATTGGAGAGAGTCAGGCGATTAAAGATGTCTTCAAGGTAATTGAAAAAGTGGCTCAAACGGACGCCAACGTGTTGATTTTAGGAGAGAATGGAACAGGAAAGGAGTTGATCTCACGAGCTATTCATATGCAGTCTCTAAGGAAGGACAATGTATTTGTAGGTGTTGATATGGGAGCCATCACAGAAACGCTCTTTGAAAGTGAGCTCTTTGGTCATAAGAAAGGAAGCTTTACGGATGCCAAGGAAGACCGAACAGGTCGCTTTGAAGTAGCCAATAAGGGCACGCTCTTCTTGGATGAAATCGGAAATTTGAGCATGCCACTGCAGTCGAAGCTGCTTACAGTAATTCAGAATAGACAAGTCACAAAGATTGGAGCCAATAAGCCTGCGAATATTGATATCCGTTTGATTTGTGCAACTAATATGCCTATCTATGACATGGTCGAGGATTCGACATTCCGTCAAGATTTATTGTATAGAATCAATACGGTTGAAATCCATTTACCTTCGTTGAGGGAGAGGCTCGAAGATATCCCATTATTGGCAGATCATTTTGTTAAAACCTATAGTTCCAAATATAGAAAGAGCGGTAAGAAAATTGGAGCGGCCGCACTAAAAAAATTACAAAAGTATCATTGGCCGGGTAACATCAGAGAATTGCAGCATGCGATTGAACGAGCGGTGATCATGAGTGATGAATCTTCATTGACACCGGACGATTTTTTCTTCTTGAATCATAAGCCAGAAGGTCAATCTGATGGAGATGCAGATATCTTTAACTTGGACGAGGTGGAGAAGAATGTGATCAAAAAGGCTATTGATCGACATGATGGCAACATATCAAAAGCAGCCAAAGAGCTGGGACTAACCAGAGCATCACTTTATCGCCGATTAGAAAAGCATGGCCTATAG
- a CDS encoding sensor histidine kinase: MLVGSLLVYEIYVLIKYLDKTNQELAGFLNSIKYDDFTHTYTTKKTGTSMDDLYVQFNNVIKKFREIRAEKEAQHNYLRTIVQHVGIGIITFDKSGEIQIINSTAKSLLGVELLKNVKQLKSVSEELVNSLLELKTGGRDLLKIEKKGEEVQLAIYAIELMRRDEEFKLISIQNIKSELEEKEMDAWQNLIRVLTHEIMNSVTPISSLAATVESELESQIFAEDFKVENISKDDLSDFHMALQTIHKRSEGLIKFVSDFRNLTRIPIPQLEDILICDLIKPILNLLRFDIEQNNIKIDLSVEPEQLMVRVDKEQVEQVLINLIKNAIQAMGENEEFDKANEISIRAAVESDDRITVKIKDNGTGIDEEALKKVFIPFFTTKKSGSGIGLSLSKQIMRKHNGNISVQSVVNEGTEFTLSFPR, encoded by the coding sequence GTGCTTGTTGGGTCCTTGTTGGTTTATGAGATTTACGTGCTTATCAAGTATTTGGATAAGACCAACCAAGAGTTGGCGGGCTTCTTAAATTCGATCAAATATGATGACTTCACGCATACTTATACAACAAAGAAGACAGGCACTTCTATGGATGATCTGTACGTCCAGTTTAATAATGTAATCAAAAAGTTCCGTGAGATCAGAGCAGAAAAGGAAGCTCAACACAATTATCTAAGAACCATCGTGCAGCATGTAGGGATAGGGATTATCACATTTGATAAATCTGGGGAAATACAAATTATCAACTCCACAGCTAAGTCTTTGTTGGGAGTAGAACTCCTGAAAAATGTAAAGCAGCTAAAAAGTGTTAGTGAAGAATTGGTGAATAGCCTTTTGGAGCTAAAAACAGGAGGACGTGATTTATTGAAAATTGAGAAGAAGGGAGAAGAGGTGCAGTTGGCCATTTATGCCATAGAGTTGATGCGTAGAGATGAAGAGTTCAAGCTGATTTCCATCCAAAATATCAAAAGTGAATTGGAAGAGAAAGAGATGGATGCCTGGCAGAACTTGATCCGTGTTTTGACTCATGAGATAATGAATTCTGTAACGCCGATCTCTTCGCTGGCAGCAACTGTTGAATCGGAGCTCGAATCGCAGATTTTTGCAGAGGATTTTAAAGTGGAAAACATTTCAAAGGATGATCTTTCTGACTTTCATATGGCGCTCCAGACTATTCATAAACGTAGCGAAGGGCTCATTAAATTCGTAAGTGACTTTAGAAATCTCACGCGTATTCCAATACCACAATTGGAAGATATTTTGATCTGTGATCTCATCAAGCCGATATTAAATTTACTTCGATTTGATATTGAGCAGAACAACATAAAAATCGATTTAAGTGTCGAACCAGAACAATTAATGGTCCGAGTGGATAAGGAACAGGTAGAGCAAGTGCTGATCAACCTGATCAAAAATGCGATTCAGGCCATGGGAGAAAACGAGGAGTTTGACAAGGCCAATGAGATTTCCATCCGTGCTGCTGTAGAGAGCGATGATCGAATCACAGTGAAAATTAAGGACAATGGAACCGGCATAGATGAAGAGGCGCTTAAAAAGGTGTTTATTCCATTCTTTACGACTAAAAAATCTGGCTCTGGTATTGGTCTTAGCTTGTCTAAGCAGATCATGAGAAAACACAATGGGAATATCTCAGTTCAGTCTGTCGTCAATGAAGGAACTGAGTTTACACTTAGTTTTCCTCGATAG